Genomic window (Fundidesulfovibrio soli):
GAACCCGCATGGTCGCGGGCAAGGTCAAGGCCGAGCAGATCAGGAAGACCGGGGCCAAGTACGTGCTGGTGCCCTGCCACAACTGCACGGACCAGATCAACGACCTGAACAAGGAATACGATCTGGGCATCAAGATCGTCTCCTTCAAGCAGCTCATCTGCGAGCTCATGGAAGTCCCGCCCCATATGCAACCCGAAGAGGAGGATGAAGAATAATGCGCCGCTCCCACACTCTCGCCGCCTTCCTCGCGGCGTTCATCCTGATCGCCTTCGGCGCTGTGGGCTACTCGCAGAGCCCCGAGATGGTCATCAACAACCCCAAAGCCTACGCTGGCGGCAAACAGCGCGGCCCGGTGACCTTCACCCACGAAAAGCACCAGGGCTACGGCCCCAAGATGGAGTGCACCACCTGCCACCACAAGTTCGACCCCAAGCAGCCCGGGAAGAACCTCTGGGAAATGGGTGACGAAACCTCCTGCGCGGCCTGCCACGCCGGAGCCAAAAAGACCGCCAAGCTGGACATGCAGCAGGCCTTCCACAAGCAGTGCTGGGGCTGCCACGAGAAGATGCCCCAGGACAAGAAGCTGCCCTACGGCCCCCGCTCCTGCGCCGGCTGCCATAAAGTGAAGTAATCCCGTAATCTCGGGAGGTCCGCCCGAGAACCCCGGCTCCAACGGCATAGCGCCGTATGGAGCCGGGGTTCTCTTTTTTATGTGCGCTTCGCCGATGTGGCCTGGCGTTGGATGGCGTTCGGACGCCATCTTGTTGGTCGCAGGCAGCATTGCATGGCATGACGGGGTATGCCCTTCCGCATCCATCGCAGGGCTGGGTTGCGGCGGGAGCGGGCGGGATGGGGAAGGGGGATGGCGAACGTGAACGAGGGGAGGCCGAAGGGGTGATTTGGCAGTGGAGCGACACGGGCAGGGGCTTGGACCTAAGTTTCGCCGGGGAAATGGCTTCAGCTGTGAAACGGCCGGAGCGCTCCTTCAAGGGCATCCCGGCGTCGTTCGTCGCCCTGGCGATGGTTCAAGGGCGCCGGGACAGCTCTGTGGGAGGAGCAACAGCCCGTAATCACGCGCCATGAGCTTGTATCAATCTGATACAAGCTGGTTTCTGGCCGGCCCTGGAGGGGCGAAAGGCGACTTGTTGTAATACGCTGAAATATTCTGAAATTACCTGAAAAGGTAGGAATTCGCCCTGAACCGCCCTAAAAACCCTACCTGAAAATACTTCGGCCTTTCGGGTGGATAAGCGCTCCTGTTTTTCGATCATGACAATTCTTTCACGAATGCCTTGACGAAGCTCTGGCATGTGTTCTAGTCCCTGGTCAAAATCGTTTCAGGTTAGCTGGTTATCGCAGCACCGCGCTGGCTGGAGGGGTGGGTCTCCAGTGGCGTGTCTTCGGCATTCAACCCTAGAGGCAAGGACGGGATGCGTATGGTGAAACGTGTTTCCAGGTCACGATGGGGCAGAGTTTTCTGCTTGACCCTGACCCTCTCTCTGGCGGCGGCCCTTGTGGGCGCCTTTAGCGCCGGTGAGAACGGTCAGGCCAAGGCGCAACAGCCTCAGATGGTCTTAAGCGGCACCGCCATTGGCGGCAAACCAGGCCAGGGACCTCTGTCCAAGGCTGTGTTCAACCATCAAAAACACGAGGCGGCTGTCGGCAATTGCGAAAGCTGCCACCATACCGGCACCATGGACGCCTGTTCGTCCTGCCACACCAGCCAGGGTTCTCCTGACGGCGGCAACATCCAGCTCTCCGAGGCCATGCACTCCGCCAAGGCCAAGGTCAGCTGCGTGGGCTGCCACTACCAGGAGACCAAGAAGAAGCAGTGCTCCGGCTGCCACCAGTTCATCGCCGCCGGTCCGAAGGAAGCCTCCTGCGTGGCCTGCCACAAGGACCCCAAGGCCCCGGCTCCCGCCGCGGTCAAGGTGGCCCAGCCCGAAGTGGTGACCATCGGCTCCATCTCCAAGGATTACCAGGCTTGCGAGTTCAACCACTCCAGCCATGTGGAGCTTCTGCAGGACGCCGCCAAGGGTGCGCTGGCCAAGGGTTTCCATACCCAGCCTGACACCCTGTGCCAGGGCTGCCACCATCACACCCCCGCCGGCGTGGCCCCGCCCAAGTGCGGCACCTGTCACGGCAAGGCCTTCCAGAAGGAAGACCCCCGGCGTCCCGGTCTGATGGCCGCCTACCACATCCAGTGCAACCAGTGCCACAAGGCCATGGGCGTGGATTCTCCCAAGGCCACTGATTGCAAGACCTGCCACGCGCCCAAGAAATAACGAGGTACCTATGAAGCGCAGAAACTTCCTGGGACTCGCCGGCGCGGCAACGGCTACGGCCCTGGCCGGCAAGGCCCAAGCCGCCGGCGGGCATTCGTTGGACGGCTACCCCAACTCCTACGGCGTTCTCTTCGACGCCAGCCGCTGCATCGGCTGCCGCCAGTGCGAGATGGGCTGCAACAAGATCAACTCCGAGAACATCACCGAACCCTGGACCACCCTTCCCAAGAAGGACGCCAAGGCGTTCGATGAGAAGGGCCTGAACGCCAAAGCCCGTACCGACGCCACCATGTACACCCTGGTGAACAAGTACGAGCCCCAGGCCCTGGGCGGCAAGACCTCGGTGTTCAAGAAGGCCCAGTGCATGCACTGCAAGGAGCCTGCTTGCGCCTCGGCCTGCTTCGTCAAGGCCTTCACCAAGACCCCCGAGGGCGCGGTGACCTACAACGGCTCCGTGTGCGTGGGCTGCCGTTACTGCATGGTGGCCTGCCCCTGGGACGTGCCCACCTACGAGTTCAACAAGCTGATCCCCTACGTGCAGAAGTGCCACATGTGCCATCCGCACATCAAATCCGGCAAGGCCAAGCTGCCTGCCTGCGTGAACGCCTGCCCCATGGAGGCCCTCACCTGGGGCAAGCGCGAGGACCTGATCAAGGAAGCCTGGGCGCGCATCGGAAGCGTGCCCGGCCGCTACCTGCCCCATGTCTACGGCGAGCGCGAGATGGGCGGCACCAACTGGATGTACATCTCCAACGTGCCCTTCGCCCAGATCGGCCTGCGCGAAGACCTGGGCAAGACCCCGGCCCCGGAGATGACCTCCGGCGCGCTGGGTCTGGTTCCCCTGGTCGCCTGCCTGTGGCCTGTGCTGCTGGGCGGCATCTGGCAGATCACCAAGTGGAAGGACGAGCGGGCCGAGGACGAGAAACAGAAAGCCGTTGCCGAAGCGATCGCTCAAGAGCGCGCCAAGGCCGGGAAATAAAGGAGACCGACCATGAGCCAACACGATCACGGCGCTCAGCCGGTCATTTTGCCGCCCCAGGAAGCTTGGGGGGTCATCAAGAGCCTGCTCAGCCCGGTCACGTACCTGAAGTTCGCCAAGGAACATCCGATCCTCTCGCTGATCTTCCTGGTGGGCGTGGTCGTCACGGTCAACCGCTTCCTCATCGGGGGCCTGGCCGGAACCACCAACCTGGACGACAACAACCCCTGGGGCATCTGGATCAGCTTCGACCTGCTCTGCGGCGTCGCTCTGGCCGCCGGCGGCTACACCACGACGGCCGGCGCGCTGATCTTCAACATCAAGGGCCTGCGCACCGCGGTGAAGCCCGCGATCCTCACGGCCTTCCTGGGCTACGCTTTCGTCGTGTACGCCCTGCTCTACGACGTGGGCCAGCCCTGGCGCCTGCCCTACCCCGTGTTCTGGTCGCAGGGCACCAGCTCGGTGCTCTTCGAAGTGGGTCTGTGCGTCATGCTCTACGTCACCGTGCTCATGATCGAGTGGCTGCCCAACTTCACTGACTGGGTGGGCATGCAGAAGATCAGCCACGTGATCCACAAGTGCACCATCGCCCTGACCATCATGGGCATCGTGCTCTCCACCATGCACCAGTCCTCGCTGGGCATGCTGTACCTGATCGCGCCCCACAAGATGCACCCCCTGTGGTACACCTCGCACCTGCCCCTGCAGTTCTTCGTCTCCTCGATGGTTGCGGGCATGTCCATGGTCATCTTCGAAGGCACCATCTCGCACCACTACATGCACTCCCGCATGAGCCCCGAGTACAACCGGGATCATGACGGCGTGCTGTTCGCCTTCGCCAAGGCGTGTTCCATCATCCTCTTCGGCTACTTCTTCATGAAGTGGGTTCCCATTGCCGGGGAAAACAAGTGGAACTACATCTTCGACGGCAAGTACGGCCTGATGTGGTTGATCGAGATGTTCGGCTTCATCGCCATCCCCTGCTTCCTCTACGCTGTGGGCTACCGCTCCAAGAGCACCGGAACCATCAAGGCGGCGGCGACCATCTCGGTGCTGGGCATCGTGTTCAACCGCTTCAACGT
Coding sequences:
- a CDS encoding cytochrome c3 family protein, whose amino-acid sequence is MRRSHTLAAFLAAFILIAFGAVGYSQSPEMVINNPKAYAGGKQRGPVTFTHEKHQGYGPKMECTTCHHKFDPKQPGKNLWEMGDETSCAACHAGAKKTAKLDMQQAFHKQCWGCHEKMPQDKKLPYGPRSCAGCHKVK
- a CDS encoding cytochrome c3 family protein; amino-acid sequence: MTLTLSLAAALVGAFSAGENGQAKAQQPQMVLSGTAIGGKPGQGPLSKAVFNHQKHEAAVGNCESCHHTGTMDACSSCHTSQGSPDGGNIQLSEAMHSAKAKVSCVGCHYQETKKKQCSGCHQFIAAGPKEASCVACHKDPKAPAPAAVKVAQPEVVTIGSISKDYQACEFNHSSHVELLQDAAKGALAKGFHTQPDTLCQGCHHHTPAGVAPPKCGTCHGKAFQKEDPRRPGLMAAYHIQCNQCHKAMGVDSPKATDCKTCHAPKK
- the hmcB gene encoding sulfate respiration complex iron-sulfur protein HmcB produces the protein MKRRNFLGLAGAATATALAGKAQAAGGHSLDGYPNSYGVLFDASRCIGCRQCEMGCNKINSENITEPWTTLPKKDAKAFDEKGLNAKARTDATMYTLVNKYEPQALGGKTSVFKKAQCMHCKEPACASACFVKAFTKTPEGAVTYNGSVCVGCRYCMVACPWDVPTYEFNKLIPYVQKCHMCHPHIKSGKAKLPACVNACPMEALTWGKREDLIKEAWARIGSVPGRYLPHVYGEREMGGTNWMYISNVPFAQIGLREDLGKTPAPEMTSGALGLVPLVACLWPVLLGGIWQITKWKDERAEDEKQKAVAEAIAQERAKAGK
- the hmcC gene encoding sulfate respiration complex protein HmcC; this translates as MSQHDHGAQPVILPPQEAWGVIKSLLSPVTYLKFAKEHPILSLIFLVGVVVTVNRFLIGGLAGTTNLDDNNPWGIWISFDLLCGVALAAGGYTTTAGALIFNIKGLRTAVKPAILTAFLGYAFVVYALLYDVGQPWRLPYPVFWSQGTSSVLFEVGLCVMLYVTVLMIEWLPNFTDWVGMQKISHVIHKCTIALTIMGIVLSTMHQSSLGMLYLIAPHKMHPLWYTSHLPLQFFVSSMVAGMSMVIFEGTISHHYMHSRMSPEYNRDHDGVLFAFAKACSIILFGYFFMKWVPIAGENKWNYIFDGKYGLMWLIEMFGFIAIPCFLYAVGYRSKSTGTIKAAATISVLGIVFNRFNVSWFGFNIHLRPEQQYFPSVQEIIVSVFVVTLIILCFRFISKYMAIFSDHPSYSKGHH